A section of the Cloacibacillus sp. An23 genome encodes:
- a CDS encoding 2-phosphosulfolactate phosphatase gives MKYTFDVAYLPCEALKKHDARIVVDLLRATTQITTFFDVGGEVLVPVTEVDEAFAMKAKLGDDWKIMGERGGLPAPGFDFGNSPLELKAAGAPQHAIITTSNGTRAIMRAVRDCAHVIAGCARNAEAAAWDALCAGPSVGVICAGRNGEFSLEDSVCAGMLVEKLLALAPSNGAGEMELTDGAFAALSLWQSLGPDVTAICRESTHGKILSGLGFDNDLFFCGEIDASSTVPVVKEISGVPAIVGR, from the coding sequence ATGAAATACACATTCGACGTAGCATACCTTCCATGCGAAGCTCTAAAAAAGCACGACGCGCGCATAGTGGTCGATCTGCTTCGCGCGACGACGCAGATAACGACCTTCTTCGACGTGGGCGGCGAGGTGCTCGTGCCCGTGACCGAGGTGGACGAGGCCTTCGCGATGAAAGCGAAGCTCGGAGACGACTGGAAGATCATGGGCGAGCGCGGCGGACTGCCGGCGCCAGGCTTCGATTTCGGCAATTCGCCGCTCGAGCTTAAGGCCGCGGGCGCGCCGCAGCACGCGATAATAACGACCTCGAACGGCACGCGCGCGATAATGCGCGCCGTTAGGGACTGCGCGCACGTGATAGCCGGCTGCGCCCGCAACGCGGAGGCCGCGGCGTGGGACGCGCTCTGCGCCGGGCCGTCGGTCGGCGTGATATGCGCCGGGCGCAACGGCGAATTTTCGCTTGAGGATTCGGTATGCGCCGGTATGCTCGTCGAGAAGCTGCTGGCGCTCGCGCCGTCGAACGGCGCCGGGGAGATGGAACTGACGGACGGCGCTTTCGCAGCGCTCTCGCTGTGGCAGAGCCTCGGCCCGGACGTCACGGCGATATGCCGCGAGTCTACTCACGGCAAGATACTCTCCGGCCTCGGCTTCGACAACGACCTTTTCTTCTGCGGAGAGATAGACGCGAGCTCGACCGTGCCGGTCGTCAAAGAGATTTCCGGCGTCCCGGCGATAGTCGGGCGCTGA
- a CDS encoding DUF1638 domain-containing protein, which produces MKAVILACSSLAGAVAAAQKKMCTNWPVRCVDRRFHAEPKEMRLQLVRALGEMSEETDTVLVAMGFCGGSWDSVSVSRRVVVPRADDCITMLLNTGGAPHENLKEPGHFYIRDSDRGRYSLEGLRESVMEKYGEAEGRALFESWFKNYTHADIIDTGTYDSRDRDFLAEAERGARIAGCELRHVPGSNVVLEKLVSGRWDDLFVVAEPGETLTCAKFFGSPARPGEN; this is translated from the coding sequence ATGAAGGCGGTAATTTTAGCGTGCAGCTCGCTCGCGGGGGCAGTCGCCGCCGCGCAGAAAAAGATGTGCACGAATTGGCCCGTCCGCTGCGTAGACCGGCGCTTCCACGCCGAGCCGAAGGAGATGCGCCTGCAGCTCGTCAGGGCGCTCGGCGAAATGAGCGAAGAGACGGACACCGTGCTCGTCGCCATGGGCTTCTGCGGAGGCTCGTGGGATTCCGTGAGCGTTTCGCGGCGCGTCGTCGTGCCGCGCGCCGACGACTGCATCACGATGCTGCTGAACACCGGCGGAGCGCCGCACGAAAACCTCAAAGAGCCGGGACACTTCTACATCAGGGACTCCGACAGAGGGCGTTACTCTCTTGAAGGGCTGCGCGAAAGCGTAATGGAAAAGTACGGCGAAGCGGAAGGGCGCGCGCTCTTCGAAAGCTGGTTCAAGAATTACACCCACGCGGACATAATCGACACGGGAACCTACGACAGCCGCGACAGGGATTTTCTCGCGGAGGCTGAACGCGGCGCGCGAATCGCGGGCTGCGAACTGCGCCATGTGCCGGGGAGCAACGTCGTGCTGGAAAAGCTCGTCTCGGGCCGCTGGGACGATCTGTTCGTGGTCGCAGAGCCCGGAGAGACTCTGACGTGCGCGAAATTTTTCGGCTCACCCGCGCGTCCCGGCGAAAATTAG
- a CDS encoding patatin-like phospholipase family protein: MSVFAKLTAALCAALVIFAPLPARAAQFPAHSRETREHFRSWGFPHDDGVVLVLCGGGMKGLAHIGVFEVLERENIPIAAVVGTSMGAIMGGLYSAGYTPAEMREILSKVNLMEIMSGRAGADNGKSSFNAPPAPNDALLSVTINENNQTQGRRAVLNAKNLYAFLSELTADVTSTDFDYLKYPFAAVATNLLNGDTVVLRNGNLASALRASMSIPIVFDPWPMDGMLLVDGGLKANLPVLEAKKIFPGHPIVAVNLSPEDITKKDTDMRSMFDVAGQTLDIMMIDQMRANAAAADLIIAPDVKGFSTFESGGYDRIIDAGTRAAGASVAELHRLVEEKCGVWDHRLERRRRHEPPKVVEIRFEGVPEGISERLYEKYDHWLDKPLDMKLVSQAVEEMSKYEDVKAVDGHTERLSRGTVAVVFRVERPAKYEIGVDGYASNLHGNRWFAVTATARDTFLDGDAAALDLRLGTTWGSMLRYFTPMSINNDQWGLTLAARREKYEPLYMSGETELERYTAKLAWYKRLSDRMRVGVGYAGELVTSYDDGDDEHGPYLTFSFNNLDDPILPTRGFEVVSDFWFPIGHDVVSSTRFTSYIPIMKDNKVVFGGGLKTGDGDSLAYAATLGTHNELYSLGQHPLVGDQAYWLHLGIERAFMRSWWGGLNVEIFGNYGRVMGGPDDEESRWEAGLAFSAPTNNFNSKLIFVYDQDGGFTVGYSVGIPRFWDGPLP; encoded by the coding sequence ATGTCCGTATTCGCCAAGCTAACAGCGGCCCTCTGCGCCGCGCTCGTCATATTCGCGCCGCTGCCGGCGCGCGCCGCCCAGTTCCCCGCGCACAGCAGGGAGACGCGCGAGCATTTCAGAAGCTGGGGCTTCCCGCATGACGACGGCGTCGTTCTCGTCCTCTGCGGCGGAGGCATGAAGGGGCTCGCGCATATCGGCGTATTCGAGGTGCTTGAACGCGAGAACATCCCTATAGCCGCCGTCGTCGGCACCAGCATGGGCGCGATAATGGGCGGCCTATACAGCGCCGGCTACACTCCGGCGGAGATGCGCGAGATACTCTCCAAGGTCAACCTTATGGAGATAATGTCCGGACGCGCCGGGGCTGACAACGGCAAGTCCTCGTTCAACGCGCCGCCCGCGCCTAACGACGCGCTGCTCTCCGTGACTATCAACGAGAACAACCAGACGCAGGGACGGCGCGCCGTGCTGAACGCGAAGAACCTCTACGCCTTCCTCAGCGAGCTGACGGCGGACGTCACCTCGACAGACTTCGACTACCTCAAATACCCCTTCGCCGCCGTCGCGACGAACCTTCTGAACGGCGACACGGTCGTGCTGCGCAACGGCAACCTCGCGTCGGCGCTTCGCGCCTCGATGTCGATACCCATAGTCTTCGACCCGTGGCCGATGGACGGGATGCTGCTCGTCGACGGCGGGCTGAAGGCGAACCTTCCCGTGCTCGAGGCGAAGAAGATATTCCCAGGGCATCCGATAGTCGCAGTCAACCTCTCGCCCGAGGACATAACGAAGAAGGACACCGACATGAGGTCGATGTTCGACGTGGCTGGGCAGACTCTCGACATAATGATGATAGACCAGATGCGGGCGAACGCCGCGGCCGCGGACCTGATAATCGCGCCCGACGTGAAGGGTTTCAGCACCTTCGAGTCGGGCGGCTACGACAGGATAATCGACGCTGGAACGAGGGCCGCCGGCGCAAGCGTCGCGGAGCTCCACAGGCTCGTGGAGGAAAAGTGCGGCGTGTGGGACCACCGGCTCGAGCGCAGAAGACGCCACGAGCCTCCCAAGGTGGTTGAAATACGCTTCGAGGGCGTGCCCGAGGGTATTTCCGAAAGGCTCTACGAAAAGTACGACCACTGGCTGGACAAGCCGCTCGACATGAAGCTTGTCTCACAGGCGGTGGAAGAGATGTCGAAGTACGAGGACGTGAAGGCCGTAGACGGGCACACCGAGCGTCTGTCGCGCGGCACTGTCGCCGTGGTCTTCCGCGTAGAGCGTCCGGCGAAATACGAGATAGGCGTAGACGGCTACGCGAGCAACCTGCACGGAAACCGATGGTTCGCCGTGACCGCGACGGCGCGCGACACGTTCCTAGACGGCGACGCCGCGGCGCTCGACCTGCGGCTCGGAACGACGTGGGGGAGCATGCTTCGCTATTTCACGCCTATGAGCATAAACAACGACCAGTGGGGGCTGACGCTCGCCGCGCGGCGCGAGAAGTACGAGCCGCTTTATATGAGCGGCGAGACTGAGCTTGAGCGCTATACGGCGAAGCTCGCATGGTACAAGCGCCTATCCGACCGTATGCGCGTCGGCGTCGGCTACGCCGGCGAGCTCGTGACCTCCTACGATGACGGCGACGACGAGCACGGCCCGTATCTGACCTTCAGCTTCAACAATCTCGACGATCCGATACTGCCGACGCGCGGCTTCGAGGTCGTGAGCGACTTCTGGTTCCCGATAGGGCATGACGTGGTGTCGAGCACGCGGTTCACGAGCTATATTCCGATAATGAAGGACAACAAGGTCGTATTCGGCGGCGGACTGAAGACCGGCGACGGAGACTCTCTCGCCTACGCCGCGACGCTCGGCACGCATAACGAGCTATACAGCCTCGGGCAGCATCCGCTCGTCGGCGACCAGGCGTATTGGCTGCACCTCGGCATCGAGCGCGCTTTCATGCGCTCATGGTGGGGAGGGCTCAACGTCGAGATATTCGGCAACTACGGCCGCGTGATGGGAGGCCCGGACGACGAAGAGAGCCGCTGGGAAGCGGGGCTCGCATTCTCCGCGCCGACGAACAATTTCAACTCGAAGCTGATTTTCGTCTACGACCAGGACGGCGGCTTCACTGTCGGATACTCCGTCGGAATTCCGCGCTTCTGGGACGGCCCGCTGCCGTAG
- the rpoN gene encoding RNA polymerase factor sigma-54: MLNLEQKQIQALSGKMIESLRVLQMPRGELEERIEELYAENPLLELDSRGGESQPAPAEGSLKKLEWLASFDEQNSAYRAADSDEEDDWLENIAAPREETLADSLMEQLAGRGFSDADMKIFRCVAESLDERGYFTESAAELASRFGITEDEAERSLGVMKRLDPPGICASSLAECLAIQLERSGGSEIEREIVTRHLEALAKRQFKTIAQKMKITPERVLEAFDRIKTLNPKPANGFAGGEPAGYVRPDVTVSLRGGGVAAELCFDAGESLSLNHRYLELARSDDCPEDVRSYIEGKAREIEQISLNIRRRNKTLTELAACIAEEQRGFFQRGRSALRPLRMKDVAEKLGLHESTVSRAVSGKYLQCRWGVFSMSYFFSKGYGSEGGGAEIATQQVKEKLKAVISQEDRAAPYSDQKLSEMLGLMGIEISRRTVAKYRGELGIADCRARKAVLRR, from the coding sequence ATGCTGAATCTCGAACAGAAACAGATACAGGCGCTTTCCGGCAAAATGATAGAGTCGCTCCGCGTGCTTCAGATGCCGCGCGGAGAGCTTGAAGAACGCATAGAGGAGCTTTACGCGGAAAACCCGCTCCTCGAACTGGATTCGCGCGGCGGCGAAAGCCAGCCCGCCCCTGCCGAGGGCAGCCTGAAAAAACTCGAGTGGCTGGCAAGCTTCGACGAGCAGAACTCCGCCTACCGCGCGGCGGACTCGGACGAAGAGGACGACTGGCTCGAAAACATAGCGGCCCCGCGCGAAGAGACCCTCGCCGATTCGCTCATGGAACAGCTCGCCGGACGCGGCTTCAGCGACGCCGATATGAAAATTTTCCGCTGCGTCGCGGAGAGCCTCGACGAACGCGGCTACTTCACCGAGAGCGCGGCGGAGCTCGCCTCCCGCTTCGGCATAACGGAGGATGAGGCCGAGCGCAGTCTCGGCGTGATGAAGCGGCTCGACCCTCCCGGGATATGCGCCTCGTCCCTCGCGGAATGTCTCGCCATCCAGCTCGAACGAAGCGGCGGAAGCGAAATCGAGCGTGAAATCGTAACCCGCCATCTTGAAGCTCTCGCAAAGCGACAGTTCAAAACCATAGCCCAGAAGATGAAAATCACTCCCGAGCGCGTGCTCGAGGCGTTCGACAGAATAAAAACGCTGAACCCGAAGCCGGCCAACGGATTCGCCGGCGGCGAGCCCGCGGGGTACGTGAGGCCAGACGTCACGGTCTCGCTGCGCGGCGGCGGCGTTGCGGCGGAGCTATGCTTCGACGCGGGAGAGTCGCTCTCGCTCAACCACCGCTATCTCGAGCTCGCGCGCAGCGACGACTGTCCCGAGGACGTGCGAAGCTACATCGAGGGAAAGGCCAGGGAAATAGAGCAGATCTCGCTGAACATCAGACGGCGCAACAAAACCCTGACGGAGCTCGCGGCCTGCATCGCGGAGGAACAGCGCGGATTTTTCCAACGCGGGCGCTCCGCCCTGCGCCCGCTGCGGATGAAAGACGTCGCGGAAAAGCTCGGCCTGCACGAATCGACGGTGAGCCGCGCCGTCAGCGGAAAATACCTCCAGTGCCGCTGGGGCGTATTCAGCATGAGCTATTTCTTCTCTAAGGGCTACGGCTCGGAGGGCGGCGGAGCGGAGATAGCGACGCAGCAGGTCAAGGAAAAGCTGAAAGCCGTCATCTCGCAGGAGGATAGGGCGGCCCCATACAGCGACCAGAAGCTCTCAGAGATGCTCGGCCTCATGGGCATAGAGATATCGCGCCGCACCGTCGCGAAATACCGCGGCGAGCTCGGCATAGCCGACTGCCGCGCCAGAAAGGCCGTCCTCCGGCGCTGA
- a CDS encoding metallophosphoesterase yields MTDRMYEKRFSERRAVWGACAAALCVICLYIFIKIHETSLWSAAGAAWAFLCAAAALMSFAARRTKLLSRSPKLRLLADWGGGLWFIFVTWSFALLAVIGAADRIFGFGAGAAFSLASSFLSAFCLIACSVRCALTPCATFIKIETDKLPPETERLRVVQLTDLHLGPSSGARQLARVLRLVREAAPDMVVVTGDVTDGRLEGRSRETAMFRRIKPKYGFFAVTGNHDFYDDVEESLKFMRMSGMRVLRGEAAEAGGIVVEGVDDRDHLIEDKWGLTRSETLIVNTKSRFPDKFILLLRHRPVVEIGTEGFFDLQLSGHTHGGQVIPFLSSRLFIRGHSRGLKKLKHGSMLYTSNGSGYVGPPVRLFAPPEIVVIDIVKKGGAPGAASAR; encoded by the coding sequence ATGACCGACAGAATGTACGAAAAACGTTTTTCCGAACGCAGGGCCGTATGGGGCGCCTGCGCGGCGGCGCTCTGCGTGATCTGCCTTTACATATTTATAAAAATACACGAGACCAGCCTGTGGTCCGCTGCCGGCGCGGCGTGGGCGTTCCTGTGCGCGGCGGCAGCTCTGATGTCGTTCGCCGCGCGGCGCACGAAGCTGCTGTCGCGTTCGCCGAAGCTGCGGCTCCTGGCCGACTGGGGCGGCGGGCTGTGGTTCATCTTCGTGACGTGGTCGTTCGCGCTGCTAGCTGTGATAGGGGCTGCGGACAGAATTTTCGGCTTCGGAGCGGGCGCGGCCTTTTCGCTCGCGTCGTCGTTCCTGTCTGCGTTTTGTCTCATAGCCTGCAGCGTGCGCTGCGCGCTGACGCCATGCGCGACATTCATAAAGATAGAGACGGACAAGCTGCCGCCTGAGACGGAGAGGCTGCGCGTCGTCCAGCTCACCGACCTGCATCTCGGCCCGTCGTCCGGCGCGCGCCAGCTCGCGCGCGTGCTGCGTCTCGTGCGCGAGGCCGCGCCCGATATGGTCGTCGTCACGGGCGACGTGACGGACGGGCGCCTTGAGGGACGCTCGCGCGAGACGGCGATGTTCCGCCGCATAAAGCCGAAGTACGGATTTTTCGCCGTGACGGGAAATCACGATTTTTACGACGATGTCGAAGAATCCCTTAAATTTATGCGGATGTCGGGGATGCGGGTGCTGCGCGGCGAGGCGGCCGAGGCCGGCGGGATCGTCGTAGAGGGCGTGGACGACCGCGACCACCTGATAGAGGACAAATGGGGGCTGACGCGCTCAGAGACGCTCATCGTCAACACGAAGAGCCGCTTCCCGGATAAATTCATCCTGCTGCTGCGCCACCGCCCCGTCGTCGAAATCGGCACGGAGGGCTTCTTCGACCTTCAGCTTTCGGGGCACACTCACGGCGGGCAGGTCATACCGTTCCTTTCGTCGCGGCTGTTCATTCGGGGACATTCTCGCGGACTGAAAAAGCTTAAGCACGGCAGCATGCTCTACACCAGCAACGGCTCGGGCTACGTCGGCCCGCCGGTGCGCCTCTTCGCGCCGCCGGAGATAGTCGTTATAGACATAGTGAAAAAAGGAGGCGCGCCGGGTGCCGCGTCCGCGCGGTAG
- a CDS encoding iron-containing alcohol dehydrogenase yields MESPFNFRMPREVVFGAGTSALAAEKAAALGARRPVFITGRSMAKSAALARLMDAAKARGMEPSLWPEVEPEPPAALLYKAAADIRASRGDCLIALGGGSSMDFAKMTAVLAKFPELDAADMVGSEKVPARGLPTIMIPTTAGSGSEVSAVAVFSFPEEKTKKGVASGSIVADIALVDPELTLGLPPATTAASGMDALVHAVESYLALGTNPLTQDLALSAIRKIAPNLAICVKEPENAEARAAQAYGSLTAGMAFAMSGTAGVHALAYPLGGEFHVPHGEANTAMLRWVMEYNLEGCPEKFVPIAEAMGINTAGMSAGRAAEAALDAMIALGEECGVKTRLRDFGIPKDAAARMAGAAMKETRLINNNPRRLTEEAVKAIYERAW; encoded by the coding sequence ATGGAAAGTCCCTTTAATTTCAGAATGCCACGCGAAGTCGTGTTCGGGGCGGGAACGTCGGCGCTCGCGGCAGAAAAAGCTGCGGCCCTCGGCGCAAGGCGGCCTGTATTCATAACGGGGCGCAGCATGGCGAAAAGCGCGGCGCTCGCGCGCCTTATGGACGCGGCGAAGGCCCGCGGCATGGAGCCGTCGCTGTGGCCCGAGGTCGAGCCGGAGCCGCCCGCCGCGCTGCTTTACAAGGCCGCCGCCGATATACGCGCATCTCGCGGCGACTGCCTCATAGCTCTCGGCGGCGGCAGCTCGATGGACTTCGCGAAAATGACGGCGGTGCTGGCGAAGTTCCCGGAGCTCGACGCGGCGGACATGGTCGGCTCGGAGAAGGTTCCGGCGCGCGGGCTGCCGACGATAATGATACCGACGACGGCTGGCAGCGGCTCGGAGGTCTCGGCGGTCGCGGTGTTCTCATTCCCTGAGGAAAAGACCAAAAAGGGCGTCGCGAGCGGCAGCATCGTCGCCGACATCGCGCTCGTCGATCCGGAGCTGACGCTCGGCCTGCCTCCCGCGACAACGGCGGCCTCCGGCATGGACGCGCTCGTCCACGCCGTCGAGTCGTACCTAGCGCTCGGCACGAACCCGCTGACGCAGGACCTCGCGCTCTCAGCGATACGCAAAATAGCGCCGAACCTCGCCATCTGCGTCAAAGAGCCGGAAAACGCCGAGGCGCGCGCCGCGCAGGCATACGGCAGCCTGACCGCCGGCATGGCCTTCGCGATGTCCGGCACGGCCGGCGTACACGCGCTCGCCTATCCGCTAGGCGGCGAATTCCACGTGCCGCACGGCGAGGCGAACACCGCGATGCTGCGCTGGGTGATGGAATACAACCTCGAAGGCTGTCCCGAAAAATTCGTCCCGATAGCGGAGGCAATGGGGATAAACACTGCGGGCATGAGCGCCGGGCGCGCGGCGGAAGCGGCTCTCGACGCGATGATCGCGCTCGGCGAAGAATGCGGCGTCAAGACGCGGCTGCGCGACTTCGGAATCCCGAAAGACGCCGCGGCGCGCATGGCCGGGGCCGCGATGAAGGAGACCCGGCTGATAAACAACAATCCGCGCAGACTTACCGAAGAGGCCGTGAAAGCGATATACGAGCGCGCGTGGTAG
- a CDS encoding YitT family protein, translating into MEHSGHPSGELKWKHLYKKAEVIFFSEWRTLVTSVAAIIIYSIGVAGFTLPYRFADQGVMGVSVLVKYAIGINPAYTVLALNVALLLFGARTLSKRFLVWTVINAFLVSFILDFMQTVPFPVIEDRFLAAVVGSAIKGSGAGLLYRAGVSLGGLDIPIFVIRKKYGLEVGKISIYFNTTLLIISIGIIGLTNALYGFIACYVNGMAMDRVLSSFEKRKLVFVIASHTQDVVDFITHRLDRSCTLLTCEGGYKHHEGFTIMTLLRTREAVELKGFLREHYPGAFMVLAEADEVVGRGFKRWRNV; encoded by the coding sequence ATGGAACATTCCGGGCATCCGTCTGGCGAGCTGAAGTGGAAGCATTTGTATAAAAAGGCCGAGGTCATATTCTTTTCCGAGTGGCGAACGCTCGTCACGTCGGTCGCCGCCATCATTATATATTCGATAGGGGTCGCCGGTTTCACTCTGCCCTACCGCTTCGCCGACCAGGGAGTCATGGGCGTCTCGGTGCTGGTGAAGTACGCGATAGGCATAAACCCTGCGTACACGGTGCTGGCGCTGAACGTCGCCCTGCTGCTGTTCGGCGCGCGGACGCTCTCTAAGCGCTTTCTCGTATGGACGGTGATAAACGCCTTCCTGGTGTCCTTCATTCTCGACTTTATGCAGACCGTGCCGTTCCCCGTAATAGAGGACAGGTTTCTCGCGGCGGTCGTCGGCAGCGCGATCAAGGGCTCCGGCGCTGGGCTGCTCTACCGCGCCGGCGTGAGCCTCGGCGGCCTCGACATACCGATCTTCGTCATACGCAAGAAATACGGCCTGGAGGTCGGCAAGATAAGCATTTATTTCAACACGACGCTGCTCATTATCTCAATCGGCATCATCGGGCTGACGAACGCGCTCTACGGCTTCATCGCCTGCTACGTCAACGGAATGGCGATGGACCGCGTGCTCTCGTCGTTCGAGAAGCGCAAGCTGGTGTTCGTCATAGCCTCGCACACGCAGGATGTAGTGGACTTCATCACGCATCGCCTAGACAGGAGCTGCACGCTGCTGACATGCGAGGGCGGCTACAAGCATCACGAGGGCTTCACAATAATGACTCTGCTGCGCACGCGCGAGGCGGTGGAGCTGAAAGGCTTCCTGCGCGAGCACTACCCAGGCGCGTTCATGGTCCTCGCAGAGGCCGACGAAGTCGTGGGACGCGGCTTCAAGCGCTGGAGGAACGTATGA
- a CDS encoding multidrug efflux SMR transporter has product MAWIELFIAGIFEVVWSTCMKYSHGFTNLKFTFFTFAGMAVSVYFLAQAIKALPMGTAYAIWTGIGALGAVVVGIILFKEPATASRLFFAALLVAGIVGLKFSSGH; this is encoded by the coding sequence ATGGCATGGATCGAGCTTTTCATTGCGGGAATATTCGAAGTGGTATGGTCTACGTGCATGAAATATTCGCACGGCTTCACCAATCTGAAATTCACCTTCTTCACCTTCGCGGGTATGGCGGTCAGCGTCTACTTCCTCGCTCAGGCGATAAAGGCGCTGCCGATGGGGACGGCCTACGCGATATGGACGGGCATCGGCGCTCTCGGCGCGGTCGTCGTCGGGATAATACTCTTCAAGGAGCCTGCGACGGCCTCTCGCCTTTTCTTCGCCGCGCTGCTCGTCGCCGGCATCGTCGGCCTGAAATTCAGCTCGGGACACTAG
- the cls gene encoding cardiolipin synthase, which produces MHKVGRWILLALLLAFLAGLLPTIFDMFGRFFVFTEEGLGVTRHFTHTVDAFFLALKDYAWHITIIYAAIIAFVIFMEGQNPDRTILWMLALVFVPVLGVVLYLVIGPDFHSIRNRRRFRPPKDYGVDETPFPREMEDTFLIGRMLHACSGADLLTRNRADILINGDEAFPAMEEALRAAKSYIHMEFFIVRSDELGERIGALLKDAAKRGVDVRLLYDAVGSWNIRRTFVKELEDAGVDCRSFMPVALPIFRRQMNYRNHRKIVVVDGAVGFTGGLNVGVEYEGNGPLGFWRDTFVRLEGEAVGELHKIFLNDWRVGSGKRPRGACERGDVFRAAPPDVRGLPVLPMQVVASGVDSAWHSIAKGYYGMISRARERAWITSPYLVPGPELMNAMIAASLAGVDVRVMIPEKKDHFLSFWGSRSYIEPLLRAGVRVFMYRGGFIHTKSVLSDCCCASVGTCNMDVRSLDINFENQLFFYDRRITEIFAAQFERDMESCRELNVSEWEERPVWQKFLESFGRLYSAQI; this is translated from the coding sequence ATGCACAAGGTCGGACGGTGGATTCTTCTCGCGCTTTTGCTCGCTTTTCTCGCCGGACTGCTCCCTACGATCTTCGATATGTTCGGCAGATTTTTCGTCTTTACGGAAGAGGGGTTAGGCGTCACGCGCCATTTCACACATACGGTGGACGCGTTCTTTCTGGCGCTCAAGGATTACGCGTGGCATATCACGATAATCTACGCCGCCATTATTGCTTTCGTCATCTTCATGGAGGGGCAGAACCCAGACCGCACTATATTGTGGATGCTGGCCCTCGTGTTCGTCCCGGTGCTCGGCGTCGTGCTGTACCTCGTCATAGGTCCTGACTTCCACAGTATACGCAACAGGCGGCGCTTCCGTCCGCCGAAGGATTACGGCGTCGATGAGACGCCTTTCCCGCGCGAGATGGAGGATACGTTTCTCATCGGGCGCATGCTTCATGCGTGCAGCGGCGCTGACCTGCTGACGCGCAACCGCGCCGATATACTCATAAACGGAGACGAAGCTTTCCCCGCGATGGAGGAGGCTCTGCGCGCCGCTAAGAGCTATATCCACATGGAATTTTTCATAGTGCGCAGCGACGAGCTCGGCGAGCGGATCGGCGCGCTGCTCAAGGACGCCGCGAAGCGCGGCGTTGACGTGCGCCTGCTTTACGACGCTGTCGGGAGCTGGAATATCAGGAGGACGTTCGTCAAGGAGCTAGAGGACGCCGGCGTTGACTGCCGCTCTTTTATGCCTGTGGCTCTGCCTATCTTCCGCCGCCAGATGAATTACCGCAACCATCGTAAAATCGTCGTTGTAGACGGAGCCGTAGGTTTTACGGGCGGGCTAAACGTCGGGGTGGAGTACGAGGGGAATGGGCCGCTCGGCTTCTGGCGGGATACCTTCGTGCGGCTTGAGGGGGAGGCCGTCGGGGAGCTGCACAAGATTTTCCTCAACGACTGGCGCGTGGGTTCCGGGAAGAGGCCGCGCGGCGCGTGCGAACGCGGCGATGTATTCCGGGCTGCGCCGCCGGACGTCCGCGGCCTGCCGGTCCTGCCGATGCAGGTCGTCGCAAGCGGCGTAGACAGCGCCTGGCATTCGATAGCGAAGGGGTATTACGGTATGATCTCCCGCGCCCGTGAACGCGCATGGATAACTTCGCCATATCTCGTGCCGGGGCCGGAGCTTATGAACGCGATGATAGCGGCCTCGCTCGCCGGCGTGGACGTGCGCGTCATGATCCCCGAAAAGAAAGACCACTTCCTTTCGTTCTGGGGCAGCCGCAGCTATATCGAGCCGCTTCTGCGCGCGGGGGTGCGCGTCTTTATGTACCGCGGCGGCTTCATCCATACGAAGTCGGTGCTCTCGGACTGTTGCTGCGCCTCGGTCGGCACATGTAATATGGACGTGCGCAGCCTCGACATAAATTTCGAGAACCAGCTCTTTTTTTACGACAGGCGGATAACCGAGATATTCGCCGCGCAGTTCGAGCGCGACATGGAGAGCTGCCGCGAGCTGAACGTCTCAGAGTGGGAGGAGCGCCCTGTGTGGCAGAAGTTCCTGGAGTCCTTCGGCCGCCTCTATTCGGCGCAGATATAG